From a single Nostoc sp. MS1 genomic region:
- a CDS encoding OFA family MFS transporter, giving the protein MQLFGMPAEKGRWLLIPLGAIVLLCLGTVYSWSIFRKPLEKLLSINATESLLPFTVLLVLFAILMPITGFCINRFGTRTVTAVGGVITGLGYILSSLNGNLQLLTFTYGVIAGIGVGIAYGVPLAVVAKWFPDKKGIAVGLTVIGFGLSPLITAPLAKSLIDSYGVRQTFMILGVVFTAIILAIATVLKTPPQDWQPAGWNPTLTTQNRSSSSQGKMLESQAFYGLWLCYTIGTFSGLAAIGISSPLAQEIIKLDAATAASTVSLFAVFNALGRLFFGWFTDRFSPKLGAIVSFVLVLIASLMMLKAGEGAVATYLIAFSLFYFSLGGWLAIAPTTTLIMFSSADYAKNYGIVFTAYGAGALGGTLLAGRIRDIFGSYTVFFYPTTALAILGIVLAVFMLKRSFSTSTVPQI; this is encoded by the coding sequence ATGCAGCTTTTTGGTATGCCAGCAGAAAAAGGCAGATGGTTGCTTATTCCTCTTGGTGCAATCGTTTTACTCTGCTTGGGAACAGTCTATTCCTGGAGTATTTTCAGAAAACCTTTAGAGAAATTACTAAGTATTAATGCTACTGAAAGTCTCTTACCGTTTACAGTTCTGTTAGTGCTGTTTGCGATATTGATGCCAATTACTGGTTTTTGCATCAATCGTTTTGGGACTCGAACTGTTACCGCAGTTGGTGGAGTAATTACCGGACTCGGCTATATCCTGTCTAGTCTTAACGGTAATTTACAATTGCTGACTTTTACCTACGGTGTCATTGCAGGTATAGGTGTCGGGATAGCTTATGGAGTTCCCTTAGCAGTTGTTGCTAAATGGTTTCCTGATAAGAAAGGTATTGCTGTTGGCTTAACTGTGATTGGTTTTGGCTTATCGCCATTAATTACTGCACCTTTGGCAAAATCTTTGATTGATAGCTACGGAGTGCGGCAGACCTTTATGATTTTAGGCGTAGTTTTTACAGCTATTATTTTAGCGATCGCCACTGTCTTAAAAACACCGCCACAAGATTGGCAACCCGCAGGCTGGAACCCAACTTTAACAACCCAAAACCGTTCCAGCAGCAGTCAAGGTAAAATGTTGGAAAGTCAAGCATTTTACGGCTTATGGCTATGCTATACCATTGGTACATTCTCAGGATTGGCAGCAATTGGTATTTCTAGCCCTCTAGCCCAAGAAATTATTAAATTAGATGCAGCCACAGCAGCCAGTACAGTGTCATTGTTTGCAGTTTTTAATGCTTTAGGACGGCTATTTTTCGGCTGGTTTACTGACCGCTTTAGCCCCAAACTGGGAGCAATTGTCTCTTTTGTATTAGTATTAATTGCTTCTTTGATGATGCTAAAAGCAGGCGAAGGTGCAGTAGCCACCTATTTAATAGCCTTTTCCCTATTTTACTTTTCCCTTGGGGGATGGTTAGCGATCGCTCCTACCACCACCTTAATTATGTTTTCCTCAGCAGACTATGCCAAAAACTATGGTATAGTCTTCACCGCTTACGGTGCAGGTGCTTTAGGTGGAACTCTCCTAGCTGGCAGAATTAGAGATATCTTCGGTAGTTACACCGTTTTCTTCTATCCAACTACAGCATTGGCAATTTTGGGTATAGTTTTAGCTGTCTTTATGCTGAAACGCAGCTTCTCAACTTCCACAGTTCCCCAGATTTAG
- a CDS encoding DUF2993 domain-containing protein yields MSDKQNLEGQLVSQVAERTISNQLEAAEQIDISVETDILKIVQGQADGVTIAGQGLVTKQNLRVQEIQLKTDTLAINPLSVIFGQVQLDKPLNFNARVKLTQADINSALASDFSRKFTQNFDLDVDGEIVNLKLQEIQIFLPGNSRIECQGKVLIHKKGETRPLGFLAKLRPRTSKQTLRLESFHCNEGEGVSLELIVALMQKFKALVNLPYYTWEGINIRIKDMEIQQGSLIIFSEAHVSQIPEAISELTES; encoded by the coding sequence ATGTCAGATAAGCAAAATTTGGAAGGACAACTTGTATCTCAGGTAGCAGAAAGAACTATATCCAATCAGCTAGAGGCCGCAGAACAAATTGATATTTCTGTAGAAACAGATATTCTAAAAATAGTTCAAGGCCAAGCGGATGGTGTGACAATTGCTGGACAAGGATTAGTTACAAAGCAGAATCTCCGTGTACAAGAAATACAGCTAAAAACAGATACCCTTGCCATCAATCCCCTAAGCGTGATTTTTGGTCAGGTACAATTAGATAAACCATTAAATTTTAACGCTCGCGTTAAACTTACGCAAGCAGATATTAATTCTGCCCTTGCCTCAGATTTTTCTCGCAAGTTTACACAAAATTTTGATTTAGATGTAGACGGTGAGATTGTTAATTTAAAACTTCAGGAAATACAAATATTTTTACCTGGTAATAGTCGTATAGAATGCCAGGGAAAAGTTTTAATACACAAGAAAGGCGAGACTCGTCCTTTAGGTTTTTTAGCCAAACTACGCCCCCGTACCTCTAAGCAAACTCTGCGACTAGAAAGTTTTCATTGTAATGAGGGTGAAGGTGTTTCTTTAGAATTAATTGTTGCCTTGATGCAGAAATTTAAAGCATTAGTTAATCTACCCTACTATACCTGGGAGGGTATTAATATTCGTATCAAAGACATGGAAATTCAACAAGGAAGTTTAATAATTTTCTCAGAAGCTCATGTGAGTCAAATACCAGAGGCAATATCTGAGCTTACAGAATCTTAA
- the crtO gene encoding beta-carotene ketolase CrtO, whose amino-acid sequence MQEYDVVIIGAGHNGLVCAAYLLKAGYSVLLLEKRSVPGGAATTEECLPKEAPGFKFNLCAIDHEFIHLGPVVEELELKKYGLEYLECDPVVFCPHPDGKYFLAHKSLEKTCAEIARYSERDAKKYAEFTEYWQRALGAMIPMFNAPPKSIIDIVGNYDITKFKDLFSVIGSPNKTLDFIRNMLTSAEDILNEWFDSEFLKAPLARLASELGAPPSQKTIAIGAIMMAMRHNPGMARPRGGTGALVKALVNLVTSKGGVILTDQHVEKVLIDDGKAVGVRVCGGTEYRAKYGVISNIDAKRLFLQMTDKSDIDAADPDLWERLERRIVNNNETILKIDLALDEPLRFPFHAHKDEYLVGSILIADSVTHVEQAHSKCTLGEIPDSDPSMYVVMPSYLDPSLAPPGKHTVWIEFFAPYQIAGAEGTGLRGTGWTDELKNQVADKVVDKLATYAPNVKTATIARRVESPAELGERLGAYKGNYYHIDMTLDQMVFFRPLPEIANYKTPIENLFLTGAGTHPGGSISGMPGRNCARVFLQSKHPITQTLKDARDSIKSTVGSVFGISP is encoded by the coding sequence ATGCAGGAATATGATGTTGTAATTATAGGCGCAGGACATAACGGACTAGTTTGTGCTGCTTATTTGCTCAAAGCTGGTTATAGCGTACTCCTCTTAGAAAAACGTTCTGTCCCTGGTGGTGCAGCCACAACAGAAGAATGCTTACCCAAAGAAGCACCAGGATTTAAGTTTAATTTGTGTGCAATTGACCACGAATTTATACATTTGGGGCCAGTTGTTGAGGAATTAGAACTGAAAAAATATGGGTTAGAATATTTAGAATGTGACCCTGTTGTTTTCTGCCCTCATCCTGATGGCAAGTATTTTTTAGCTCATAAATCTTTAGAAAAGACTTGTGCAGAAATCGCCCGTTATAGCGAACGTGATGCTAAAAAATACGCCGAGTTTACCGAGTATTGGCAACGGGCATTAGGGGCAATGATTCCCATGTTTAACGCTCCACCAAAATCAATCATAGATATTGTCGGTAACTACGACATCACAAAATTTAAAGATTTATTTTCCGTCATTGGTTCCCCTAACAAAACCCTAGACTTTATCCGCAATATGTTGACCAGTGCGGAAGATATTCTCAATGAGTGGTTTGACTCGGAATTTCTCAAAGCACCCTTGGCCAGATTAGCATCAGAACTTGGCGCACCGCCATCACAAAAAACTATTGCGATCGGTGCGATTATGATGGCAATGCGTCATAATCCTGGGATGGCTAGACCTCGCGGTGGTACTGGTGCTTTAGTTAAAGCTTTGGTCAATCTGGTGACAAGTAAAGGTGGTGTAATTCTCACAGACCAGCACGTTGAGAAAGTTTTAATTGATGATGGTAAAGCTGTGGGTGTCAGGGTATGTGGCGGTACAGAGTATCGGGCTAAGTATGGCGTGATTTCTAATATTGATGCTAAACGGTTGTTTTTACAAATGACCGATAAAAGCGATATAGATGCAGCAGACCCAGATTTATGGGAAAGGTTGGAACGCCGCATTGTCAATAATAATGAAACCATCCTCAAAATAGATTTGGCATTAGATGAACCCCTGCGCTTTCCCTTCCACGCCCATAAAGATGAGTATCTAGTCGGGTCTATCTTAATTGCTGACTCCGTTACCCATGTAGAACAAGCCCATAGTAAATGTACCTTGGGAGAGATACCAGATTCTGACCCATCAATGTATGTGGTTATGCCTAGCTATCTCGACCCCTCTTTAGCACCCCCAGGTAAACATACGGTCTGGATTGAATTTTTTGCCCCCTATCAAATCGCTGGTGCAGAAGGTACTGGTTTGAGAGGTACTGGTTGGACGGATGAATTGAAGAATCAAGTTGCAGACAAGGTAGTTGATAAATTGGCAACCTATGCGCCAAATGTGAAAACAGCTACTATTGCCCGTCGCGTAGAAAGTCCGGCAGAGTTGGGTGAAAGGTTAGGTGCATATAAAGGTAATTACTACCATATTGATATGACCTTAGATCAAATGGTATTTTTCCGCCCCTTACCAGAGATAGCAAACTACAAAACCCCCATTGAAAACCTATTTCTCACAGGTGCAGGAACTCATCCAGGTGGTTCGATTTCGGGAATGCCAGGACGCAACTGTGCGCGGGTATTCTTGCAGAGTAAACACCCTATTACCCAGACTCTCAAGGACGCTAGGGATTCTATTAAGTCAACGGTTGGGTCAGTGTTTGGAATTAGTCCATAG
- a CDS encoding ArsR/SmtB family transcription factor: MPNTKPSEADPSVLVAIADYFKVLSEASRLQILSCLKSGPMNVMEIAEATGLGQANLSKHLKVLTQAGLVSRQPKGTSAYYEITDPMIFELCEIVCDRISQRLLQQTQKLKILRDKTPIF, encoded by the coding sequence ATGCCAAATACTAAGCCATCTGAGGCTGATCCTTCTGTTCTTGTGGCGATCGCTGACTATTTTAAGGTGCTATCAGAGGCGAGTCGATTACAAATTTTGTCCTGTCTTAAGTCGGGGCCGATGAATGTGATGGAAATTGCTGAGGCGACTGGTTTAGGACAGGCGAATCTATCTAAGCATTTAAAGGTATTAACTCAGGCGGGTTTGGTATCTCGTCAGCCTAAAGGTACTAGTGCTTATTACGAGATTACCGACCCGATGATATTTGAGCTATGCGAGATAGTATGCGATCGCATCAGTCAGCGTCTACTGCAACAAACCCAAAAATTGAAGATACTGCGCGATAAAACACCAATCTTCTAA
- a CDS encoding ABC transporter substrate-binding protein gives MIQKDENIRLFISLGLSGLMVAVILWLVGKLSPQSQMAINPNPPIVSPEWISIGDKFLVTADKTDEKEAGINAFKSGNFSNAISKFQASLQSKRNDPETLIYLNNAKIGNAKALKLAVIAPIGSALNEAKETLRGVAQAQDEVNNSGGINGIPLQLQIVNLSNFGELNKIDDELVKDSHLLAVVGFGRNETLYRQNSLVRVSPGSSRSQSGQNSTQNIKEPKYVFNVSPNQEVFNQVLAEYIVKKEHRTNIAICRDSSFRTNQNPSNTERSNQNIVKEYTTLINQAGGQVVDTDCDLGAADFIASDFIAKATSAGAEALILLPRPTNINPALEVAKENRGRMALFGSQNLYSERVLKFGQGDIKGLVVSVPWHRDANRNTTKEDSFAEKAAKRWGGDVSPRTATAYDAMQVIIAGLKEDSTRQGLQKVLSKESFTTIGATGEVKFSPSGDRLGGVFLVKIQPCESGKRCASNTGYDFELVQ, from the coding sequence ATGATCCAAAAGGATGAAAATATTCGCTTGTTTATCTCTCTAGGGCTTTCTGGATTAATGGTTGCAGTTATTTTATGGTTAGTCGGTAAACTATCACCTCAATCGCAGATGGCCATCAATCCAAATCCACCTATAGTTTCTCCAGAATGGATCAGTATAGGTGACAAGTTTTTAGTCACAGCAGATAAAACAGATGAGAAAGAAGCTGGAATCAATGCTTTTAAATCAGGTAATTTCAGCAATGCTATTTCTAAATTCCAAGCATCGTTGCAAAGCAAGCGGAATGATCCAGAAACATTAATTTATCTAAACAATGCCAAAATAGGTAATGCAAAAGCTCTTAAATTAGCTGTAATCGCACCAATTGGTAGTGCTTTAAATGAGGCGAAGGAAACTTTACGCGGTGTAGCACAAGCTCAAGATGAAGTAAATAACAGTGGTGGTATCAATGGTATACCATTGCAACTACAAATTGTCAATTTGAGTAACTTTGGAGAACTTAATAAAATAGATGATGAATTGGTTAAAGACTCTCATCTTTTAGCTGTAGTAGGTTTCGGTCGGAACGAGACACTTTATAGACAAAATAGTTTAGTGAGAGTTTCTCCAGGAAGTTCGCGTAGTCAATCTGGACAAAATTCTACACAAAACATTAAAGAACCAAAATATGTATTTAATGTCAGTCCTAATCAGGAAGTTTTTAATCAAGTTCTAGCTGAATATATTGTCAAAAAAGAACATCGTACTAATATAGCTATTTGTCGAGATTCATCATTTAGAACAAATCAAAATCCATCTAATACAGAAAGATCAAATCAAAATATTGTTAAAGAGTATACAACGTTAATCAATCAAGCAGGAGGACAAGTTGTAGACACAGATTGCGATTTAGGAGCGGCAGATTTTATAGCTAGTGATTTTATTGCTAAGGCGACAAGCGCTGGTGCAGAAGCCCTTATTCTGCTTCCTAGACCAACTAATATTAATCCAGCCCTGGAGGTAGCCAAAGAGAATAGGGGTAGAATGGCACTTTTTGGTTCTCAAAATCTCTATAGTGAAAGAGTGTTAAAGTTTGGTCAGGGGGACATTAAAGGTTTAGTAGTATCTGTACCTTGGCATCGTGATGCCAACCGTAATACAACTAAAGAAGATTCTTTTGCTGAGAAAGCCGCTAAACGTTGGGGTGGAGATGTAAGTCCGCGAACGGCTACAGCCTATGATGCAATGCAAGTGATTATCGCAGGCTTAAAAGAGGATAGTACTCGTCAAGGATTACAGAAGGTGTTATCCAAGGAGAGTTTTACCACTATCGGAGCCACGGGTGAGGTGAAATTTTCACCATCAGGCGATCGCTTGGGTGGAGTATTTTTAGTTAAAATCCAGCCTTGCGAGTCAGGTAAGCGTTGTGCTTCTAATACTGGCTACGATTTTGAACTGGTGCAGTAG
- a CDS encoding protein kinase domain-containing protein, producing MVCCLNPDCQNPQNPKGTKFCISCGTELVLLLRNHYRLIQPLGRGGFACTYLAEDIDKLNEQCVVKQLVSSQFYGSGGSQAQKKAAELFEQEAKRLQELGKHDQIPTLLAYFKQDNYLYLVQEFIEGQNLLQELKQQGIFDENKIRKLLNDLLPLLELIHQQQVIHRDIKPENIIRRQSDDKFVLIDFGVSKQKTNVTNLTPGTIIGSLGYGPMEQIQFGEAYPSSDLYSLGITCFHLLTDIPPSQLWREQGFRWTSNWRSQIKRSLSPQLGQILDKLLQENHQQRYQSAREVLQDLNFSPRSANLEPTLINSPLPSPQPAPAPTSLSLSVQKLIPGVLTVGSGSSLLAITLISFLGTTLISSGLWLLILGILLFIQSRSLFEKVYLLLVAIITNLFLIYILHIWRINNPLESGINGLIVVVLLVILSGVLAFMLLRISQIFDKLITKYF from the coding sequence GGAACCGAGTTGGTATTGTTACTAAGAAACCATTACCGTCTCATCCAACCGCTTGGTAGAGGAGGGTTTGCTTGTACCTATCTAGCAGAAGATATAGACAAGTTAAACGAACAATGTGTTGTTAAACAGCTAGTTAGTAGCCAGTTTTATGGTAGTGGCGGTAGTCAAGCCCAAAAAAAAGCTGCTGAATTGTTTGAGCAAGAGGCAAAACGCCTGCAAGAATTAGGAAAACATGACCAAATTCCGACACTATTAGCCTATTTTAAGCAAGATAACTACCTATATTTAGTCCAGGAGTTTATTGAAGGGCAAAATTTATTGCAGGAGTTAAAACAACAGGGAATATTTGACGAAAATAAAATTCGTAAATTGCTGAATGATTTGTTACCTTTATTGGAATTGATACATCAGCAACAAGTAATTCATCGAGATATTAAGCCAGAAAACATCATTCGCCGTCAAAGTGATGATAAATTTGTCCTAATTGATTTTGGTGTATCTAAACAAAAGACCAACGTAACTAATCTGACACCAGGAACTATCATTGGTTCTTTGGGGTATGGGCCAATGGAACAAATTCAATTTGGCGAAGCTTATCCTTCTAGCGATCTCTACAGTTTAGGTATAACTTGTTTTCATCTGTTGACAGACATTCCCCCCTCTCAACTATGGAGGGAACAAGGCTTTAGGTGGACTAGTAATTGGCGCAGTCAAATAAAGCGATCGCTCAGTCCACAATTAGGGCAAATTTTAGATAAGTTACTGCAAGAAAATCATCAACAGCGTTATCAATCAGCCAGAGAAGTTTTACAGGATTTGAATTTTTCGCCTCGAAGTGCGAATTTAGAACCCACATTAATTAACTCACCGTTACCAAGTCCACAACCTGCTCCCGCTCCCACTTCTCTATCATTATCAGTACAAAAATTGATTCCTGGAGTTTTAACCGTAGGTTCAGGAAGTTCGTTGTTAGCTATTACCTTAATAAGTTTTTTAGGAACTACTTTAATTAGCTCTGGATTATGGTTGCTAATTTTAGGTATTTTACTATTTATTCAATCCCGCTCTTTATTTGAAAAAGTTTATTTACTTCTTGTAGCTATAATTACGAATTTATTTTTGATATATATTTTACATATTTGGCGCATTAATAACCCGTTAGAATCTGGAATCAATGGATTGATAGTTGTAGTCTTACTAGTCATCCTTAGTGGTGTGTTGGCATTTATGCTGTTGAGAATATCTCAGATTTTTGACAAGTTAATTACTAAGTATTTCTAA